The following proteins are co-located in the Bos indicus isolate NIAB-ARS_2022 breed Sahiwal x Tharparkar chromosome 8, NIAB-ARS_B.indTharparkar_mat_pri_1.0, whole genome shotgun sequence genome:
- the KLF9 gene encoding Krueppel-like factor 9 isoform X1 — MPANLGHSAVATGLENVHFHSNPKEKQCQRMFKLPHNCTHLTSSKVILKILQARLQQYVNRELPDVQAGFRKGRGTRDQIANIHWVIEKAREFQKNIYFYFIDYAKAFDCMDHNKLWKILKEMGIPDHLTCLLRNRYAGQEATVRTGHGTTDWFQIGKGVRQGCILSPCLFNLRAEYIMRNAGMEEAQAGIKIAGRNINNCRYADDTTLMAESEEELKSLLMKVKEESEKVGLKLNIQKTKIMASGPTTSRQIDGETVETLSDFIFGGSKINADGDCSHEIKRRLLLGRKVMTNRDSILKSRDIALPTKVRLIKATVFPVVMYGCESWTIKKAECRRIDAFERWCWRRLLRVPWTARRSNQSILKEISPGVHWKD, encoded by the coding sequence atgccagcaaatttgggacactcagcagtggccacaggactggaaaacgtccattttcattccaatcccaaagaaaagcaatgccaaagaatgttcaaactaccgcacaattgcactcatctcacatctagtaaagtaatactcaaaattctccaagccaggcttcagcaatatgtgaaccgtgaacttccagatgttcaagcaggttttagaaaaggcagaggaaccagagatcaaattgccaacatccactgggtcattgaaaaagcaagagagttccagaaaaacatctatttctactttattgactatgccaaagcctttgactgtatggatcacaataaactatggaaaattctgaaagagatgggaataccagaccacctgacctgcctcttgagaaaccggtatgcaggtcaggaagcaacagttcgaactggacatggaacaacagactggttccaaataggaaaaggagtacgtcaaggctgtatattgtcaccctgcttatttaacttacgtgcagagtacatcatgagaaacgctgggatggaagaagcacaagctggaatcaagatagctgggagaaatatcaataactgcagatatgcagatgacaccacccttatggcagaaagtgaagaggaactgaaaagcctcttgatgaaagtgaaagaggagagtgaaaaagttggcttaaagctcaacattcagaaaacgaagatcatggcatccggtcccaccacttcacggcaaatagatggggaaacagtggaaacattgtcagactttatttttgggggctccaaaatcaatgcagatggtgactgcagccatgaaattaaaagacgcttactccttggaaggaaagttatgaccaacagagacagcatattaaaaagcagagacattgctttgccaacaaaggtccgtctaatcaaggctacagtttttccagtagtcatgtatggatgtgagagttggactataaagaaagctgagtgtcgaagaattgatgcttttgaacggtggtgttggagaagactcttgagagtcccttggactgcaaggagatccaaccagtccatcctaaaggagatcagtcctggtgttcattggaaggactga